In Ptiloglossa arizonensis isolate GNS036 chromosome 6, iyPtiAriz1_principal, whole genome shotgun sequence, a single window of DNA contains:
- the LOC143148620 gene encoding THUMP domain-containing protein 1 — MDLQKRKINYFQKPGNYQKKRKQFSLESGMTGFLCTCNFHEKDCIRDAYKLLHEFADEIYGSNTTKDSDNDNAKVPITKQDGSISETEQDNEEDISTALNKEINELKAECTKPVTDRRFQVVDTGVKNVIFIKSTLPNPLELVDKIVKELDKTKQQRTRFLMRLLPIEVVCKTYMNDIKLKADAILEKYFAQEPKTFSIVFNRHSNSNIHREEVIQGLAEIISKKNPGNKTDLKNPELAVIVEVIRSVCLLSVAPNYYKFKKYNLLEICNKKEPENTTKEKISEENTDSKINAKDLKEDTNLSEEITDNEEVIN; from the exons ATGGACCTACAGAAAAGAAAGATAAATTATTTCCAAAAACCTGGAAACTACCAAAAAAAGCGTAAGCAATTTAGTCTAGAATCAGGTATGACAGGTTTCCTATGCACGTGCAATTTTCATGAGAAAGATTGCATACGCGATGCTTATAAATTGCTTCATGAATTTGCGGATGAGATTTATGGATCAAATACTACAAAG GACTCTGATAATGATAATGCCAAAGTACCCATAACAAAACAAGATGGTTCTATTAGTGAAACAGAACAAGATAATGAAGAAGATATATCAACTgcattaaataaagaaattaatgaATTGAAAGCAGAATGTACAAAACCAGTAACTGACAGAAGATTTCAg GTAGTTGACACTGGtgtgaaaaatgtaatttttataaaaagtacATTACCAAATCCTTTGGAGTTAGTTGATAAAATTGTTAAAGAATTAGACAAAACTAAACAACAACGTACAAGGTTTTTAATGAGATTACTTCCAATTGAAGTTGTATGTAAAACATATATGAATGACATAAAACTGAAAGCAGATGCGATACTTGAAAAGTATTTTGCACAAGAACCAAAAACCTTCAGTATTGTATTTAA CCGTCACAGTAACAGTAACATACATAGAGAGGAGGTCATTCAAGGTCTAGCAGaaataataagtaaaaaaaatcCTGGAAATAAAACAGATTTGAAGAATCCAGAACTTGCTGTGATAGTAGAAGTTATACGTAGTGTCTGTCTTTTGTCTGTTGCtccaaattattataaatttaaaaaatacaatttattagAAATATGCAACAAAAAGGAACCCGAAAATACTACAAAG gAAAAAATTTCTGAAGAAAATACAGATTCAAAGATTAATGCAAAAGATTTAAAGGAGGATACAAATTTGTCAGAAGAAATAACTGATAACGAAGAAGTAATTAATTAA
- the Neos gene encoding nuclear receptor coactivator protein neosin isoform X1, which produces MSVRLLKDPATVSSRIFVGHLQTDDMTKHELEEHFSKYGTVVGSAINRGFGFVQFEEEQSAQKAIQNENGAMFKGRRIDVRPAKKDNQSSGGGTGPGKQQGGSNNQFNSNANHFNAGNDSFNSGNQSYGGNSSFATNQSFGSDLQLNDGQKGNNIQNRGGTNDQFGDGNQNRDNDQFGNQNRNNGNDQFNNIMQNKGNNQFNPGNQNRSGNQFGLSGNQNRPGGNQNRNTNNQNNHNQSGTVGGGVNSGGGGRPRGIRGGKNRNKNRDSSVGNNFRDRSPINRGGRLDDKGSRDWDHKQGDRLRNNNFVRDTFNDNSNRFEDFKSTTTGPRDMNMSFNNTSTSSEYSNVASEKNDCEIIVVNKALTEYAESIEARLKKIGLTVDLLFPNEDVLLSRVLGNIASRGCLYAVVVTPINQEHHSLTLNILHGLPQEHRNMLVDDAINLISRDFSNYKAGGRSVPLNTPFANERHPDAIQVLLNMLADNHQLTVLQYDRVIKYLEMKREEQVQVELGDVKDLPTTTTTIAVSDPKQAELQSRILNILNSNKTSSSVPAPSPVPAPTSAPAPVPPATWGSAASTATAAPTTTTTTGVSPSPLLNDPTVQKALDSLLQGNLLKSIGDQQPATTTTPLFAAFPNIGRF; this is translated from the exons ATGAGTGTAAGACTTTTAAAAGATCCTGCTACTGTAAGTAGCCGTATATTTGTGGGACATTTGCAAACCGATGATATGACCAAACATGAGTTGgaagaacatttttcaaaatatggaACTGTTGTTGGTTCTGCGATAAACAGAGGTTTTGGTTTTGTCCAATTTGAGGAAGAACAATCTGCACAGAAAGCTATTCAAAATGAGAATGGTGCAATGTTTAAAGGCAGAAGAATAG ATGTTAGACCAGCAAAGAAAGATAATCAGTCTAGTGGAGGAGGTACAGGTCCAGGAAAACAACAAGGAGGATCCAACAATCAGTTCAATTCCAATGCTAATCATTTTAATGCTGGAAATGATTCTTTTAATAGTGGAAATCAAAGTTATGGAGGGAACTCAAGTTTTGCTACAAATCAAAGTTTTGGTTCTGATTTACAATTAAATGATGGTCAGAAAggaaataatatacaaaatcGAGGTGGTACAAATGATCAATTTGGTGATGGAAATCAGAATAGAGATAATGATCAATTTGGAAACCAAAATCGAAATAATGGAAATGATCAGTTTAATAATATAATGCAAAATAAAGGAAATAATCAGTTTAATCCAGGTAATCAGAATAGAAGTGGTAATCAATTTGGATTAAGTGGAAATCAAAATAGGCCTGGTGGAAATCAAAACCGTAATACAAATAATCAGAATAATCACAATCAAAGTGGCACTGTTGGAGGAGGAGTGAACAGTGGTGGAGGTGGCCGACCAAGAGGTATTCGGGGTGGAAAAAATCGTAATAAGAATAGAGATAGCTCAGTTGGAAACAACTTCAGAGATCGAAGTCCTATTAACAGAGGTGGTCGTTTAGACGATAAAGGTAGTCGTGATTGGGATCACAAGCAAGGGGATAGGTTAAGAAATAATAACTTTGTTAGAGATACATTTAATGACAATAGCAACCGCTTTGAAGATTTCAAGAGTACTACTACTGGTCCTAGAGATATGAACATGAGTTTTAA CAACACAAGCACATCCAGTGAGTACTCGAATGTAGCAAGTGAGAAGAATGACTGTGAAATCATTGTTGTCAACAAAGCATTAAC GGAGTATGCTGAAAGTATTGAAGcacgattgaaaaaaattggATTGACAGTAGATTTACTATTTCCAAATGAAGATGTACTTCTCAGTAGAGTTCTAGGAAATATAGCAAGCCGTGGATGTTTATATGCAGTTGTAGTCACACCAATTAATCAAGAGCATCATTCCCTAACATTAAATATTCTTCATGGCTTACCACAAG AACACAGAAACATGCTTGTTGATGATGCCATTAACTTAATATCGCGCGATTTTTCCAATTATAAGGCTGGTGGACGATCAGTTCCATTGAACACACCATTCGCGAATGAACGACATCCCGATGCCATTCAAGTTCTTTTAAATATGTTAGCTGACAATCACCAGTTAACAGTACTACAATATGATCGTGTTATAAAATATCTTGAGATGAAACGCGAAGAACAAGTGCAAGTGGAATTGGGAGATGTAAAAGATTTACCAACAACCACTACGACGATAGCAGTCAGCGACCCGAAACAAGCTGAATTACAGTCCAGGATACTTAACATCTTAAACAGTAATAAAACAAGTTCGTCTGTGCCAGCACCTAGTCCAGTACCAGCTCCAACTTCAGCACCAGCTCCAGTTCCACCAGCTACTTGGGGATCAG CAGCATCAACTGCCACAGCAGCACCcacaactactactactacggGAGTTTCACCGTCACCTCTGCTAAACGATCCGACTGTTCAAAAGGCACTTGACAGTCTATTGCAAGGCAATTTGCTCAAAAGCATCGGCGATCAGCAACCAGCTACGACCACAACACCTCTCTTTGCCGCTTTTCCAAATATCGgccgattttaa
- the Neos gene encoding nuclear receptor coactivator protein neosin isoform X3: protein MSVRLLKDPATVSSRIFVGHLQTDDMTKHELEEHFSKYGTVVGSAINRGFGFVQFEEEQSAQKAIQNENGAMFKGRRIDVRPAKKDNQSSGGGTGPGKQQGGSNNQFNSNANHFNAGNDSFNSGNQSYGGNSSFATNQSFGSDLQLNDGQKGNNIQNRGGTNDQFGDGNQNRDNDQFGNQNRNNGNDQFNNIMQNKGNNQFNPGNQNRSGNQFGLSGNQNRPGGNQNRNTNNQNNHNQSGTVGGGVNSGGGGRPRGIRGGKNRNKNRDSSVGNNFRDRSPINRGGRLDDKGSRDWDHKQGDRLRNNNFVRDTFNDNSNRFEDFKSTTTGPRDMNMSFNNTSTSSEYSNVASEKNDCEIIVVNKALTEYAESIEARLKKIGLTVDLLFPNEDVLLSRVLGNIASRGCLYAVVVTPINQEHHSLTLNILHGLPQEHRNMLVDDAINLISRDFSNYKAGGRSVPLNTPFANERHPDAIQVLLNMLADNHQLTVLQYDRVIKYLEMKREEQVQVELGDVKDLPTTTTTIAVSDPKQAELQSRILNILNSNKTSSSVPAPSPVPAPTSAPAPVPPATWGSEEISLCG, encoded by the exons ATGAGTGTAAGACTTTTAAAAGATCCTGCTACTGTAAGTAGCCGTATATTTGTGGGACATTTGCAAACCGATGATATGACCAAACATGAGTTGgaagaacatttttcaaaatatggaACTGTTGTTGGTTCTGCGATAAACAGAGGTTTTGGTTTTGTCCAATTTGAGGAAGAACAATCTGCACAGAAAGCTATTCAAAATGAGAATGGTGCAATGTTTAAAGGCAGAAGAATAG ATGTTAGACCAGCAAAGAAAGATAATCAGTCTAGTGGAGGAGGTACAGGTCCAGGAAAACAACAAGGAGGATCCAACAATCAGTTCAATTCCAATGCTAATCATTTTAATGCTGGAAATGATTCTTTTAATAGTGGAAATCAAAGTTATGGAGGGAACTCAAGTTTTGCTACAAATCAAAGTTTTGGTTCTGATTTACAATTAAATGATGGTCAGAAAggaaataatatacaaaatcGAGGTGGTACAAATGATCAATTTGGTGATGGAAATCAGAATAGAGATAATGATCAATTTGGAAACCAAAATCGAAATAATGGAAATGATCAGTTTAATAATATAATGCAAAATAAAGGAAATAATCAGTTTAATCCAGGTAATCAGAATAGAAGTGGTAATCAATTTGGATTAAGTGGAAATCAAAATAGGCCTGGTGGAAATCAAAACCGTAATACAAATAATCAGAATAATCACAATCAAAGTGGCACTGTTGGAGGAGGAGTGAACAGTGGTGGAGGTGGCCGACCAAGAGGTATTCGGGGTGGAAAAAATCGTAATAAGAATAGAGATAGCTCAGTTGGAAACAACTTCAGAGATCGAAGTCCTATTAACAGAGGTGGTCGTTTAGACGATAAAGGTAGTCGTGATTGGGATCACAAGCAAGGGGATAGGTTAAGAAATAATAACTTTGTTAGAGATACATTTAATGACAATAGCAACCGCTTTGAAGATTTCAAGAGTACTACTACTGGTCCTAGAGATATGAACATGAGTTTTAA CAACACAAGCACATCCAGTGAGTACTCGAATGTAGCAAGTGAGAAGAATGACTGTGAAATCATTGTTGTCAACAAAGCATTAAC GGAGTATGCTGAAAGTATTGAAGcacgattgaaaaaaattggATTGACAGTAGATTTACTATTTCCAAATGAAGATGTACTTCTCAGTAGAGTTCTAGGAAATATAGCAAGCCGTGGATGTTTATATGCAGTTGTAGTCACACCAATTAATCAAGAGCATCATTCCCTAACATTAAATATTCTTCATGGCTTACCACAAG AACACAGAAACATGCTTGTTGATGATGCCATTAACTTAATATCGCGCGATTTTTCCAATTATAAGGCTGGTGGACGATCAGTTCCATTGAACACACCATTCGCGAATGAACGACATCCCGATGCCATTCAAGTTCTTTTAAATATGTTAGCTGACAATCACCAGTTAACAGTACTACAATATGATCGTGTTATAAAATATCTTGAGATGAAACGCGAAGAACAAGTGCAAGTGGAATTGGGAGATGTAAAAGATTTACCAACAACCACTACGACGATAGCAGTCAGCGACCCGAAACAAGCTGAATTACAGTCCAGGATACTTAACATCTTAAACAGTAATAAAACAAGTTCGTCTGTGCCAGCACCTAGTCCAGTACCAGCTCCAACTTCAGCACCAGCTCCAGTTCCACCAGCTACTTGGGGATCAG AAGAAATTAGTCTGTGTGGCTAG
- the Pfdn4 gene encoding prefoldin subunit 4: MSGRKNVQAGFQPDSDVYITYDDQQKINKFARQNAKMEDFKEELKIKQNELKNLEDACDEIVLLDEGAKIPYYIGEIFIYEDLKKTENYLDEIKEKRKMEITNLESKCAHLKNIMNELKTQLYAKFGSRINLEAEED; encoded by the exons ATGTCGGGACGAAAAAATGTTCAAGCTGGATTTCAGCCG GATTCTGATGTTTATATTACATACGATGATCaacagaaaattaataaatttgcaAGGCAAAATGCTAAAATGGAAGATTTTAAagaagaattgaaaattaaacag AATGAGTTAAAAAATTTGGAAGATGCATGTGATGAAATAGTTCTTCTAGACGAAGGTGCAAAAATACCATATTATATaggcgaaatttttatttatgaagACTTAAAGAAGACAGAG AATTACTTAGATGAAAtcaaagagaaaaggaaaatggaAATTACGAATTTGGAAAGTAAGTGTGCTCATTTAAAGAATATTATGAATGAGTTAAAAACGCAACTATATGCAAAATTTGGTAGTCGTATAAATCTGGAAGCAGAGGAAGATTAA
- the LOC143148132 gene encoding protein-lysine N-methyltransferase SMYD4 isoform X2 — protein sequence MVKSPLPTLVPETKNEEDSITFREEGNQHFVMGEDIDAIKYYTMSLAYANNEELMSYAHANRSAALYRKQMYKQCLIDIDAALNLGYPEEKRKNLKERAAKAVEEIKKKLKIKKDEPIDTQKLMSICLSENVTDIPVTVRYRNGNTESKKEMSKDVNVNENEESINGCNESPTSNKEKRPRYLANEGPLKLAYGPSKEAPAASDGVNICFSEKYGRHLVATKEFKPGDVVSFEDPYANIIYTQRYYTHCHHCLSRSYNLIPCPNCPMAQYCSERCKTLAWEMAHQIECSILAVLGNLFNVDKDKVRMLTKIVRFLIMVTAKGKKITELREDMKVAESNPDNRTAGFTDDGILDSNSARSALSLATNTTTRPLIGLSAFACISALAAILLATQTNFFCKKYEVDQLKDISNVPELKFCGSLMFRACVIMSSNCFTVQQEPGVKTGSGLYITHSLYNHSCAPNTFRHFEGLTMITRALEPIYPGDQIFTGYGAAYAHMPRSERREKIMQDYFFECNCPACKSDWPMYNEILQNHVGSISKNKELVEKLKPYKQRLVKNMYDINAVKSVLGILYKEVSQPCEEIVHAEQYLKSYYLGKFNLMYT from the exons atggTAAAATCCCCATTACCTACTTTGGTTcctgaaacgaaaaatgaagaaGATTCTATTACATTTCGAGAGGAAG gaAATCAACATTTTGTAATGGGCGAAGATATTGAtgctataaaatattatacaatgagTTTAGCATATGCGAATAATGAAGAACTTATGTCCTATGCTCATGCTAATCGATCAGCAGCTTTGTATAGGAAGCAAATGTACAAACAGTGTTTAATTGATATTGATGCTGCTTTAAATCTTGGATATCCagaagaaaaacggaaaaacttAAAAGAGAGAGCTGCCAAAGCtgttgaagaaataaaaaaaaaattaaaaattaaaaaggatGAACCAATTGATACACAAAAGTTAATGAGTATATGTTTATCAGAAAATGTTACCGATATACCTGTAACTGTAAGGTATCGAAATGGAAACACCGAAAGTAAGAAAGAAATGAGTAAAGATGTAAATGTTAATGAAAATGAAGAGTCAATTAATGGTTGCAATGAATCACCTACaagtaataaagaaaaaagaccAAGATACCTAGCAAATGAAGGTCCTTTAAAGTTAGCTTATGGTCCCAGTAAAGAGGCTCCTGCCGCTAGTGATGGTGTCAACATTTGTTTCTCTGAAAAATACGGACGTCATTTAGTTGCTACTAAAGAATTTAAGCCAGGGGATGTAGTTTCCTTTGAAGATCCATAtgctaatattatttatacacagAG ATATTACACACATTGTCACCACTGTTTATCAAGAAGTTATAATTTAATTCCATGCCCAAATTGTCCAATGGCTCAATATTGTTCAGAAAGGTGTAAAACATTAGCTTGGGAAATGGCTCATCAAATAGAGTGCTCGATTTTGGCAGTACTAGGAAATTTATTTAATGTTGACAAAGATAAAGTACGCATGCTTACCAAAATTGTTAGGTTTTTGATCATGGTAACAGCAAAAGGCAAGAAGATCACAGAATTGCGCGAAGACATGAAAGTAGCTGAGTCTAATCCAG ACAACAGAACTGCTGGATTTACAGATGATGGTATATTGGATAGTAACAGTGCACGATCTGCTCTAAGTCTTGCCACTAATACGACAACCAGACCACTCATTGGACTCAGTGCTTTCGCATGCATTTCAGCTCTCGCTGCTATCCTTCTAGCCACACAGACTAATTTCTTCTGCAAGAAATATGAAGTGGACCAATTAAAAGACATTAGCAATGTTCCTGAGTTGAAATTTTGTGGCAGCCTCATGTTTCGTGCCTGTGTTATAATGTCTTCCAATTGTTTCACG GTGCAGCAGGAACCAGGAGTAAAGACAGGCTCAGGTCTGTACATAACGCACAGCTTGTACAATCACTCCTGTGCACCAAACACGTTCCGTCACTTTGAAGGATTGACAATGATTACTCGCGCTTTAGAACCAATATATCCTGGAGATCAAATATTCACAGGTTATGGTGCTGCATATGCACATATGCCacgatctgaaagaagagaaaaaataatgCAGGACTACTTTTTTGAGTGCAACTGTCCTGCATGCAAGTCCGACTGGCCAATGTACAACGAGATTCTTCAGAACCACGTTGGTTCTATTAGCAAGAATAAGGAGCTTGTAGAGAAATTAAAGCCTTATAAACAAAGATTAGTGAAAAATATGTATGATATTAATGCTGTAAAATCCGTTCTTGGTATACTATACAAAGAAGTGTCCCAGCCGTGCGAAGAAATCGTACATGCGGAACAATACCTGAAGAGTTATTATTTAggtaaattcaatttaatgtatACTTAA
- the LOC143148132 gene encoding protein-lysine N-methyltransferase SMYD4 isoform X1 — MDMDTARELVLTLKQGNKSHAGYGLQKECEALVGHILQNMVKSPLPTLVPETKNEEDSITFREEGNQHFVMGEDIDAIKYYTMSLAYANNEELMSYAHANRSAALYRKQMYKQCLIDIDAALNLGYPEEKRKNLKERAAKAVEEIKKKLKIKKDEPIDTQKLMSICLSENVTDIPVTVRYRNGNTESKKEMSKDVNVNENEESINGCNESPTSNKEKRPRYLANEGPLKLAYGPSKEAPAASDGVNICFSEKYGRHLVATKEFKPGDVVSFEDPYANIIYTQRYYTHCHHCLSRSYNLIPCPNCPMAQYCSERCKTLAWEMAHQIECSILAVLGNLFNVDKDKVRMLTKIVRFLIMVTAKGKKITELREDMKVAESNPDNRTAGFTDDGILDSNSARSALSLATNTTTRPLIGLSAFACISALAAILLATQTNFFCKKYEVDQLKDISNVPELKFCGSLMFRACVIMSSNCFTVQQEPGVKTGSGLYITHSLYNHSCAPNTFRHFEGLTMITRALEPIYPGDQIFTGYGAAYAHMPRSERREKIMQDYFFECNCPACKSDWPMYNEILQNHVGSISKNKELVEKLKPYKQRLVKNMYDINAVKSVLGILYKEVSQPCEEIVHAEQYLKSYYLGKFNLMYT; from the exons ATGGATATGGACACAGCAAGAGAACTAGTACTGACTTTGAAACAAGGTAATAAGTCACATGCGGGATATGGTTTACAGAAAGAATGCGAAGCACTTGTTGGtcacattttacaaaatatggTAAAATCCCCATTACCTACTTTGGTTcctgaaacgaaaaatgaagaaGATTCTATTACATTTCGAGAGGAAG gaAATCAACATTTTGTAATGGGCGAAGATATTGAtgctataaaatattatacaatgagTTTAGCATATGCGAATAATGAAGAACTTATGTCCTATGCTCATGCTAATCGATCAGCAGCTTTGTATAGGAAGCAAATGTACAAACAGTGTTTAATTGATATTGATGCTGCTTTAAATCTTGGATATCCagaagaaaaacggaaaaacttAAAAGAGAGAGCTGCCAAAGCtgttgaagaaataaaaaaaaaattaaaaattaaaaaggatGAACCAATTGATACACAAAAGTTAATGAGTATATGTTTATCAGAAAATGTTACCGATATACCTGTAACTGTAAGGTATCGAAATGGAAACACCGAAAGTAAGAAAGAAATGAGTAAAGATGTAAATGTTAATGAAAATGAAGAGTCAATTAATGGTTGCAATGAATCACCTACaagtaataaagaaaaaagaccAAGATACCTAGCAAATGAAGGTCCTTTAAAGTTAGCTTATGGTCCCAGTAAAGAGGCTCCTGCCGCTAGTGATGGTGTCAACATTTGTTTCTCTGAAAAATACGGACGTCATTTAGTTGCTACTAAAGAATTTAAGCCAGGGGATGTAGTTTCCTTTGAAGATCCATAtgctaatattatttatacacagAG ATATTACACACATTGTCACCACTGTTTATCAAGAAGTTATAATTTAATTCCATGCCCAAATTGTCCAATGGCTCAATATTGTTCAGAAAGGTGTAAAACATTAGCTTGGGAAATGGCTCATCAAATAGAGTGCTCGATTTTGGCAGTACTAGGAAATTTATTTAATGTTGACAAAGATAAAGTACGCATGCTTACCAAAATTGTTAGGTTTTTGATCATGGTAACAGCAAAAGGCAAGAAGATCACAGAATTGCGCGAAGACATGAAAGTAGCTGAGTCTAATCCAG ACAACAGAACTGCTGGATTTACAGATGATGGTATATTGGATAGTAACAGTGCACGATCTGCTCTAAGTCTTGCCACTAATACGACAACCAGACCACTCATTGGACTCAGTGCTTTCGCATGCATTTCAGCTCTCGCTGCTATCCTTCTAGCCACACAGACTAATTTCTTCTGCAAGAAATATGAAGTGGACCAATTAAAAGACATTAGCAATGTTCCTGAGTTGAAATTTTGTGGCAGCCTCATGTTTCGTGCCTGTGTTATAATGTCTTCCAATTGTTTCACG GTGCAGCAGGAACCAGGAGTAAAGACAGGCTCAGGTCTGTACATAACGCACAGCTTGTACAATCACTCCTGTGCACCAAACACGTTCCGTCACTTTGAAGGATTGACAATGATTACTCGCGCTTTAGAACCAATATATCCTGGAGATCAAATATTCACAGGTTATGGTGCTGCATATGCACATATGCCacgatctgaaagaagagaaaaaataatgCAGGACTACTTTTTTGAGTGCAACTGTCCTGCATGCAAGTCCGACTGGCCAATGTACAACGAGATTCTTCAGAACCACGTTGGTTCTATTAGCAAGAATAAGGAGCTTGTAGAGAAATTAAAGCCTTATAAACAAAGATTAGTGAAAAATATGTATGATATTAATGCTGTAAAATCCGTTCTTGGTATACTATACAAAGAAGTGTCCCAGCCGTGCGAAGAAATCGTACATGCGGAACAATACCTGAAGAGTTATTATTTAggtaaattcaatttaatgtatACTTAA
- the Neos gene encoding nuclear receptor coactivator protein neosin isoform X2, with protein sequence MSVRLLKDPATVSSRIFVGHLQTDDMTKHELEEHFSKYGTVVGSAINRGFGFVQFEEEQSAQKAIQNENGAMFKGRRIDVRPAKKDNQSSGGGTGPGKQQGGSNNQFNSNANHFNAGNDSFNSGNQSYGGNSSFATNQSFGSDLQLNDGQKGNNIQNRGGTNDQFGDGNQNRDNDQFGNQNRNNGNDQFNNIMQNKGNNQFNPGNQNRSGNQFGLSGNQNRPGGNQNRNTNNQNNHNQSGTVGGGVNSGGGGRPRGIRGGKNRNKNRDSSVGNNFRDRSPINRGGRLDDKGSRDWDHKQGDRLRNNNFVRDTFNDNSNRFEDFKSTTTGPRDMNMSFNNTSTSSEYSNVASEKNDCEIIVVNKALTEYAESIEARLKKIGLTVDLLFPNEDVLLSRVLGNIASRGCLYAVVVTPINQEHHSLTLNILHGLPQEHRNMLVDDAINLISRDFSNYKAGGRSVPLNTPFANERHPDAIQVLLNMLADNHQLTVLQYDRVIKYLEMKREEQVQVELGDVKDLPTTTTTIAVSDPKQAELQSRILNILNSNKTSSSVPAPSPVPAPTSAPAPVPPATWGSASTATAAPTTTTTTGVSPSPLLNDPTVQKALDSLLQGNLLKSIGDQQPATTTTPLFAAFPNIGRF encoded by the exons ATGAGTGTAAGACTTTTAAAAGATCCTGCTACTGTAAGTAGCCGTATATTTGTGGGACATTTGCAAACCGATGATATGACCAAACATGAGTTGgaagaacatttttcaaaatatggaACTGTTGTTGGTTCTGCGATAAACAGAGGTTTTGGTTTTGTCCAATTTGAGGAAGAACAATCTGCACAGAAAGCTATTCAAAATGAGAATGGTGCAATGTTTAAAGGCAGAAGAATAG ATGTTAGACCAGCAAAGAAAGATAATCAGTCTAGTGGAGGAGGTACAGGTCCAGGAAAACAACAAGGAGGATCCAACAATCAGTTCAATTCCAATGCTAATCATTTTAATGCTGGAAATGATTCTTTTAATAGTGGAAATCAAAGTTATGGAGGGAACTCAAGTTTTGCTACAAATCAAAGTTTTGGTTCTGATTTACAATTAAATGATGGTCAGAAAggaaataatatacaaaatcGAGGTGGTACAAATGATCAATTTGGTGATGGAAATCAGAATAGAGATAATGATCAATTTGGAAACCAAAATCGAAATAATGGAAATGATCAGTTTAATAATATAATGCAAAATAAAGGAAATAATCAGTTTAATCCAGGTAATCAGAATAGAAGTGGTAATCAATTTGGATTAAGTGGAAATCAAAATAGGCCTGGTGGAAATCAAAACCGTAATACAAATAATCAGAATAATCACAATCAAAGTGGCACTGTTGGAGGAGGAGTGAACAGTGGTGGAGGTGGCCGACCAAGAGGTATTCGGGGTGGAAAAAATCGTAATAAGAATAGAGATAGCTCAGTTGGAAACAACTTCAGAGATCGAAGTCCTATTAACAGAGGTGGTCGTTTAGACGATAAAGGTAGTCGTGATTGGGATCACAAGCAAGGGGATAGGTTAAGAAATAATAACTTTGTTAGAGATACATTTAATGACAATAGCAACCGCTTTGAAGATTTCAAGAGTACTACTACTGGTCCTAGAGATATGAACATGAGTTTTAA CAACACAAGCACATCCAGTGAGTACTCGAATGTAGCAAGTGAGAAGAATGACTGTGAAATCATTGTTGTCAACAAAGCATTAAC GGAGTATGCTGAAAGTATTGAAGcacgattgaaaaaaattggATTGACAGTAGATTTACTATTTCCAAATGAAGATGTACTTCTCAGTAGAGTTCTAGGAAATATAGCAAGCCGTGGATGTTTATATGCAGTTGTAGTCACACCAATTAATCAAGAGCATCATTCCCTAACATTAAATATTCTTCATGGCTTACCACAAG AACACAGAAACATGCTTGTTGATGATGCCATTAACTTAATATCGCGCGATTTTTCCAATTATAAGGCTGGTGGACGATCAGTTCCATTGAACACACCATTCGCGAATGAACGACATCCCGATGCCATTCAAGTTCTTTTAAATATGTTAGCTGACAATCACCAGTTAACAGTACTACAATATGATCGTGTTATAAAATATCTTGAGATGAAACGCGAAGAACAAGTGCAAGTGGAATTGGGAGATGTAAAAGATTTACCAACAACCACTACGACGATAGCAGTCAGCGACCCGAAACAAGCTGAATTACAGTCCAGGATACTTAACATCTTAAACAGTAATAAAACAAGTTCGTCTGTGCCAGCACCTAGTCCAGTACCAGCTCCAACTTCAGCACCAGCTCCAGTTCCACCAGCTACTTGGGGATCAG CATCAACTGCCACAGCAGCACCcacaactactactactacggGAGTTTCACCGTCACCTCTGCTAAACGATCCGACTGTTCAAAAGGCACTTGACAGTCTATTGCAAGGCAATTTGCTCAAAAGCATCGGCGATCAGCAACCAGCTACGACCACAACACCTCTCTTTGCCGCTTTTCCAAATATCGgccgattttaa